The following coding sequences are from one Triticum dicoccoides isolate Atlit2015 ecotype Zavitan chromosome 4A, WEW_v2.0, whole genome shotgun sequence window:
- the LOC119287808 gene encoding pre-mRNA splicing factor SR-like 1 isoform X1 has product MELQTSGRPIEVLMEKVLSMNIVSSDYFKELYKIKTYHEVIDEIYNQVDHVEPWMTGNCRGPSTAFCLLYKLFTMKLTVNQMHGLLKHPDSPYIRALFLQQIGFLYLRYAADPKTLWTWYEPYIQDDEEFSPGSNGKMTTMGVYVRDVILGQYYFDSLLPRVPLLILRQVTAHLEKMKLPTKQSGITGDSSRLGSDDTARRPPSVKASLSVSFGQRAPHRASTRDSSPVRKTLPSVRERERSHDGSHAKSPPRKHRSQSRERSRDIERDRSDRDRGRYKDREHGRHSRDNRDRDYRRSSYSDRDVERRGHERRDRDSDRNGRSSGRRSRSRSRSPSRGRTNGDSHRSSPFGKAPESSNLAKLKDLYGDATNAKDDAGDDRSRRDSGTEEVIRLGGARWR; this is encoded by the exons ATGGAGCTGCAGACGTCGGGGCGGCCCATCGAGGTGCTGATGGAGAAGGTGCTGTCGATGAACATCGTCTCCTCGGACTACTTCAAGGAGCTCTACAAGATCAAGACCTACCACGAGGTCATCGACGAGATCTACAACCAGGTGGACCACGTCGAGCCCTGGATGACGGGCAACTGCCGCGGCCCCTCCACCGCCTTCTGCCTCCTCTACAAGCTCTTCACCATGAAGCTCACCGTCAACCAGATGCACGGCCTGCTCAAGCACCCGGACTCCCCCTACATCAGAGCT TTATTTTTGCAACAGATTGGGTTTCTGTACCTGCGCTATGCCGCGGACCCAAAGACCTTATGGACCTGGTATGAGCCCTACATTCAAGATGACGAG GAGTTTTCCCCTGGATCCAATGGTAAAATGACAACTATGGGCGTTTATGTGCGTGATGTCATCCTTGGTCAG TACTACTTCGACAGTCTTCTTCCACGAGTGCCTCTCCTAATTCTGCGACAGGTTACTGCCCATCTGGAGAAAATGAAGCTCCCAACAAAGCAGTCAGGGATAACTGGGGATTCTAGCCGCCTTGGTTCAGATGATACTGCCCGGCGGCCTCCTTCAGTGAAGGCTTCTCTGTCCGTCTCTTTTGGTCAGCGTGCTCCACACCGTGCATCCACAAGGGATTCATCCCCAGTCCGAAAGACATTGCCTTCTGTACGAGAAAGGGAAAGGAGTCATGATGGCAGTCATGCCAAATCTCCACCCAGGAAGCACCGAAGTCAGAGTCGTGAGCGCAGCCGTGACATTGAGAGGGACCGTTCAGATCGCGATCGTGGTAGGTACAAGGATAGGGAGCATGGTCGGCACAGCCGTGATAACAGAGACCGTGACTACCGCCGCTCAAGCTATTCTGATAGGGATGTTGAGAGGCGCGGCCATGAAAGGAGGGATAGGGACTCCGACCGAAACGGGCGTTCGAGTGGCCGCAgaagcaggagcaggagcaggagtcCAAGCCGTGGCAGAACCAACGGGGACAGCCACCGCTCCAGCCCGTTTGGTAAAGCGCCGGAGTCATCAAACCTGGCGAAGCTGAAGGATCTATACGGTGACGCGACGAACGCGaaggacgacgccggcgacgacagatcTCGCAGggactccggaactgaagaggtgaTCAGATTGGGAGGCGCCAGGTGGAGGTGA
- the LOC119287808 gene encoding pre-mRNA splicing factor SR-like 1 isoform X2, which translates to MELQTSGRPIEVLMEKVLSMNIVSSDYFKELYKIKTYHEVIDEIYNQVDHVEPWMTGNCRGPSTAFCLLYKLFTMKLTVNQMHGLLKHPDSPYIRAIGFLYLRYAADPKTLWTWYEPYIQDDEEFSPGSNGKMTTMGVYVRDVILGQYYFDSLLPRVPLLILRQVTAHLEKMKLPTKQSGITGDSSRLGSDDTARRPPSVKASLSVSFGQRAPHRASTRDSSPVRKTLPSVRERERSHDGSHAKSPPRKHRSQSRERSRDIERDRSDRDRGRYKDREHGRHSRDNRDRDYRRSSYSDRDVERRGHERRDRDSDRNGRSSGRRSRSRSRSPSRGRTNGDSHRSSPFGKAPESSNLAKLKDLYGDATNAKDDAGDDRSRRDSGTEEVIRLGGARWR; encoded by the exons ATGGAGCTGCAGACGTCGGGGCGGCCCATCGAGGTGCTGATGGAGAAGGTGCTGTCGATGAACATCGTCTCCTCGGACTACTTCAAGGAGCTCTACAAGATCAAGACCTACCACGAGGTCATCGACGAGATCTACAACCAGGTGGACCACGTCGAGCCCTGGATGACGGGCAACTGCCGCGGCCCCTCCACCGCCTTCTGCCTCCTCTACAAGCTCTTCACCATGAAGCTCACCGTCAACCAGATGCACGGCCTGCTCAAGCACCCGGACTCCCCCTACATCAGAGCT ATTGGGTTTCTGTACCTGCGCTATGCCGCGGACCCAAAGACCTTATGGACCTGGTATGAGCCCTACATTCAAGATGACGAG GAGTTTTCCCCTGGATCCAATGGTAAAATGACAACTATGGGCGTTTATGTGCGTGATGTCATCCTTGGTCAG TACTACTTCGACAGTCTTCTTCCACGAGTGCCTCTCCTAATTCTGCGACAGGTTACTGCCCATCTGGAGAAAATGAAGCTCCCAACAAAGCAGTCAGGGATAACTGGGGATTCTAGCCGCCTTGGTTCAGATGATACTGCCCGGCGGCCTCCTTCAGTGAAGGCTTCTCTGTCCGTCTCTTTTGGTCAGCGTGCTCCACACCGTGCATCCACAAGGGATTCATCCCCAGTCCGAAAGACATTGCCTTCTGTACGAGAAAGGGAAAGGAGTCATGATGGCAGTCATGCCAAATCTCCACCCAGGAAGCACCGAAGTCAGAGTCGTGAGCGCAGCCGTGACATTGAGAGGGACCGTTCAGATCGCGATCGTGGTAGGTACAAGGATAGGGAGCATGGTCGGCACAGCCGTGATAACAGAGACCGTGACTACCGCCGCTCAAGCTATTCTGATAGGGATGTTGAGAGGCGCGGCCATGAAAGGAGGGATAGGGACTCCGACCGAAACGGGCGTTCGAGTGGCCGCAgaagcaggagcaggagcaggagtcCAAGCCGTGGCAGAACCAACGGGGACAGCCACCGCTCCAGCCCGTTTGGTAAAGCGCCGGAGTCATCAAACCTGGCGAAGCTGAAGGATCTATACGGTGACGCGACGAACGCGaaggacgacgccggcgacgacagatcTCGCAGggactccggaactgaagaggtgaTCAGATTGGGAGGCGCCAGGTGGAGGTGA
- the LOC119287808 gene encoding pre-mRNA splicing factor SR-like 1 isoform X4, which yields MELQTSGRPIEVLMEKVLSMNIVSSDYFKELYKIKTYHEVIDEIYNQVDHVEPWMTGNCRGPSTAFCLLYKLFTMKLTVNQMHGLLKHPDSPYIRAVNWVSVPALCRGPKDLMDLV from the exons ATGGAGCTGCAGACGTCGGGGCGGCCCATCGAGGTGCTGATGGAGAAGGTGCTGTCGATGAACATCGTCTCCTCGGACTACTTCAAGGAGCTCTACAAGATCAAGACCTACCACGAGGTCATCGACGAGATCTACAACCAGGTGGACCACGTCGAGCCCTGGATGACGGGCAACTGCCGCGGCCCCTCCACCGCCTTCTGCCTCCTCTACAAGCTCTTCACCATGAAGCTCACCGTCAACCAGATGCACGGCCTGCTCAAGCACCCGGACTCCCCCTACATCAGAGCTGTAA ATTGGGTTTCTGTACCTGCGCTATGCCGCGGACCCAAAGACCTTATGGACCTGGTATGA
- the LOC119287808 gene encoding pre-mRNA splicing factor SR-like 1 isoform X3, with protein MELQTSGRPIEVLMEKVLSMNIVSSDYFKELYKIKTYHEVIDEIYNQVDHVEPWMTGNCRGPSTAFCLLYKLFTMKLTVNQMHGLLKHPDSPYIRAVIIFATDWVSVPALCRGPKDLMDLV; from the exons ATGGAGCTGCAGACGTCGGGGCGGCCCATCGAGGTGCTGATGGAGAAGGTGCTGTCGATGAACATCGTCTCCTCGGACTACTTCAAGGAGCTCTACAAGATCAAGACCTACCACGAGGTCATCGACGAGATCTACAACCAGGTGGACCACGTCGAGCCCTGGATGACGGGCAACTGCCGCGGCCCCTCCACCGCCTTCTGCCTCCTCTACAAGCTCTTCACCATGAAGCTCACCGTCAACCAGATGCACGGCCTGCTCAAGCACCCGGACTCCCCCTACATCAGAGCTGTAA TTATTTTTGCAACAGATTGGGTTTCTGTACCTGCGCTATGCCGCGGACCCAAAGACCTTATGGACCTGGTATGA
- the LOC119287809 gene encoding pentatricopeptide repeat-containing protein At4g02750-like → MRVTARRAGVLGTADSRPPKSPGDAARALCVCSHDEGIASGNRLMGAHLRAGRPGAARQVFDGMPRRDVVSWNSLMAAHAREGAYREAAYGFLELRCRGLPPDHTSFSTVLSAVARLEALELGRCVHGLALKSCSTGNVFVGASLVTMYANCGVFSCLQRVFDDVDTPNVALWNALLSGLMMNHRVADARRVFDQMPGRNVVSWTAMVKGYVTVHEVELALELFDSMPVKNSVSWCVMIGGLVHHQRFREAVELFRRLMRNGEEMTNAVLVKVVNAYAGLKSIGGGRCIHGFSVKCGFVLDLIIEASLVAMYCNSLDIDEAQLEFDKMDRKHVGSWNAIICGYIYADKIDEARELFDSMTERDKVSWNSMINGYIRDGRITDATELYSRMPEKNVEAATALMSWFVDNGMLDKARDMFYSMPQTDVMSCTSLLFGYMKEGYLDDALDLFHRMNKRTVVTYNVMIAGFLHQGKVTEAYRLFNESPSHDSVTWSCLIMGLAQNGLTDDALKMYKKMLLTYVRPSESVVSSLISCFAHHSMIVHGQQFHATTIKLGLELCLLSQNSLISLYCKCGKMVAAQNIFDQMGKRDVVTWNTIIHGYAFSSLGENAIEMFENMKMSQVDPDEITFVGVLSACNHMSLLEEAKHFFDAMTRDHGIVPNVMHYACMVDLFCRRGMVEEAEGLVKSMPFEPDSAIWTSLLSSCRLSGNDKLAEHAASQLIAINPSTKMPYLHLISVHGSTNRWGAIDSLRSQIRRTATEKEVGYSWI, encoded by the coding sequence ATGCGTGTCACGGCGCGGCGCGCCGGCGTTCTCGGAACGGCGGACTCCCGGCCTCCCAAGTCGCCGGGGGACGCGGCGCGCGCGCTTTGTGTCTGCTCCCACGACGAGGGCATCGCCTCCGGGAACAGGCTGATGGGCGCGCACCTGAGGGCCGGCAGGCCGGGCGCCGCGCGGCAGGTGTTCGACGGAATGCCGCGGCGCGACGTGGTGTCCTGGAACTCCCTCATGGCCGCGCACGCGCGGGAGGGCGCGTACCGGGAGGCTGCATACGGCTTCCTGGAGCTGAGGTGTCGCGGGCTCCCGCCGGACCACACCTCGTTCTCGACCGTGCTGTCAGCTGTCGCGCGGCTGGAGGCTCTGGAGCTGGGGCGATGCGTCCACGGCCTCGCGCTCAAGTCCTGCTCCACGGGTAATGTGTTCGTGGGCGCCTCTCTCGTCACCATGTATGCCAACTGTGGGGTTTTCAGTTGCCTGCAGCGAGTCTTTGACGACGTGGACACTCCAAATGTGGCCTTGTGGAATGCTCTTCTATCAGGCCTCATGATGAACCACCGGGTAGCCGACGCCCGCAGGGTTTTTGATCAGATGCCCGGTCGCAATGTCGTGTCCTGGACGGCCATGGTAAAGGGCTATGTTACGGTGCATGAGGTGGAGCTGGCGTTGGAGCTGTTTGACTCGATGCCCGTGAAGAATTCTGTGTCGTGGTGTGTCATGATAGGAGGGCTTGTCCACCATCAGCGATTCAGAGAGGCAGTTGAACTGTTCAGAAGGTTGATGCGGAATGGGGAGGAAATGACAAATGCAGTTCTAGTTAAGGTTGTGAATGCGTATGCTGGTCTGAAAAGTATTGGAGGAGGTAGATGCATTCATGGGTTTTCTGTGAAGTGTGGATTTGTTCTTGACCTGATTATCGAGGCATCATTAGTTGCGATGTACTGTAACTCCTTGGACATCGATGAAGCACAATTGGAGTTTGATAAAATGGACAGAAAGCATGTCGGTTCATGGAATGCCATCATATGTGGTTATATTtatgcagacaagatcgatgaggcTAGAGAACTTTTTGATTCCATGACTGAAAGAGATAAGGTCTCGTGGAACTCGATGATTAATGGCTATATCAGAGATGGAAGAATTACTGATGCTACTGAGTTATACtcaaggatgcctgagaagaacgtGGAAGCAGCTACTGCTTTGATGTCATGGTTTGTAGACAACGGAATGCTAGATAAAGCACGGGATATGTTTTATAGTATGCCCCAAACAGATGTAATGTCTTGTACATCTTTACTCTTTGGATACATGAAAGAAGGATATCTGGATGATGCCCTGGACCTTTTCCATAGGATGAACAAAAGGACTGTTGTCACCTATAATGTGATGATAGCTGGTTTTCTTCATCAAGGCAAGGTTACTGAAGCTTACAGGCTCTTCAATGAATCACCTTCGCATGATTCGGTAACTTGGAGCTGTTTAATTATGGGGCTCGCTCAAAATGGTTTAACTGATGATGCACTTAAGATGTACAAGAAAATGCTATTAACATATGTGCGCCCAAGCGAATCAGTTGTTTCTAGCCTCATAAGCTGTTTTGCACACCATTCTATGATTGTTCATGGTCAGCAGTTTCACGCCACAACTATCAAGCTTGGACTCGAGTTATGTTTACTAAGTCAGAATTCACTCATTAGCCTATATTGCAAATGTGGCAAAATGGTTGCAGCCCAGAATATTTTTGATCAGATGGGTAAGAGAGATGTGGTTACATGGAATACAATAATTCATGGATATGCATTCAGTAGCCTTGGTGAAAATGCTATTGAAATGTTCGAGAATATGAAGATGTCACAAGTTGATCCTGATGAAATCACATTTGTTGGTGTACTTTCTGCATGTAATCACATGAGTCTTTTGGAGGAAGCAAAACATTTCTTCGATGCGATGACGCGTGATCATGGAATTGTGCCTAATGTAATGCACTATGCTTGCATGGTTGACCTATTTTGTAGGAGAGGCATGGTTGAGGAGGCTGAAGGGTTGGTTAAGTCGATGCCATTTGAACCTGATTCAGCAATATGGACCTCTCTCTTGAGCAGCTGCAGATTGAGTGGCAATGATAAGTTAGCAGAGCATGCGGCAAGTCAGTTGATCGCCATAAATCCTTCTACTAAAATGCCTTATCTTCACCTGATCAGTGTACATGGATCAACAAATAGATGGGGTGCGATTGATAGTCTAAGAAGTCAAATTAGGAGAACTGCCACCGAGAAAGAAGTTGGTTATAGCTGGATTTAG